In Tsuneonella sp. CC-YZS046, the genomic window GCAATGTGCTGGCTTCCGGCGTGGTGCCGCAGCTTTCGGTCATCATGGGGCCGTGCGCCGGTGGCGCGGTCTATTCCCCTGCCATGACCGACTTCATCTTCATGGTGAAGGACAGCTCCTTCATGTTCGTGACCGGCCCGGATGTGGTCAAGACTGTGACCAACGAGGTGGTGACGCAGGAGGAACTGGGCGGCGCGATCACTCACACCACCAAGACTTCGGTTGCCGACATCGCCTTCGAGAACGACATCGAAGCGTTGATGTCGGTTCGGGATTTCTTCGATTTCCTGCCGTTGTCGAACAGGGAAGAGGTGCCGCTGCGCCCCACTTCGGACCCGTGGGACCGGATCGAGGACAGCCTGGACACGATCATCCCGGCCAACGCGAACCAGCCCTATGACATGCACGAGATCATCCGCAAGACGCTGGACGAGGGCGATTTCTTCGAAGTGCAGCCAGCCCATGCCGCCAATATCATCTGCGGCTTCGGCCGGGTGGAAGGGCGCACGGTCGGCGTTGTTGCCAACCAGCCGATGGTGCTGGCGGGGTGCCTCGACATCAACAGCTCCAAGAAGACCGCGCGTTTCGTGCGCTTCTGCGACTGCTTCAACATCCCGATCCTGACCTTCGTGGACGTGCCCGGCTTCCTGCCCGGCACCGACCAGGAGCATAACGGCATCATCAAGCATGGCGCGAAGCTGCTGTTCGCCTATGCGGAGGCAACCGTGCCGAAGATCACCGTCATCACCCGTAAGGCCTATGGCGGCGCCTATGACGTGATGAGTTCCAAGCATCTGCGCGGCGATCTCAACTATGCCTGGCCTACCGCCGAGATCGCGGTGATGGGGGCGAAGGGCGCGGTGGAGATCATCTTCCGCAAGGATATGGGCGATCCGGACAAGATCGCGCAGCGCACCAGGGAATATGAGGACCGCTTCGCCAACCCCTTCGTGGCCGCGAGCAAGGGCTTCGTGGACGAGGTGATCCATCCGCATTCCACCCGCCGCCGCATTGCCCTCGGGCTTCGCAAGCTGCGCAACAAGGCGCTGGAGAACCCCTGGAAGAAGCATGACAACATTCCGCTCTGAGCCGTTCATTGCCTTTGCCTGCCTGGCATTGCTCGGCTCTTGCTCGGACAGGGCCAGCGAGGCCGAGGTGGAAAGGCTGCGGTCGGAAGTAGAGGATCTGCGCGCGGGGCTGGAAGATGTGGAGGCCGATGCGGCAGATGATGCCGTTGCCCGGAGTTGGGAGGAAAACCAGGATTGGAACGGGGAATCCCCGACCGGCCTGGCGCCGCCCATTGCCACGGATTCCTCGAATTCGAGGCAGGCATTCTCCGATCTGTCGGATCGGCTTGAGCGCGATAGGATGAAGCGGGATCTGGACGCCTTGAAACGCGATGCGGAAATGGATCGCATCGACCGGGATATCGAAGGAAGAAAAGCCGAGGCCGAGAAGCGCAAGGATGACCTCAATCGCCGATTGGGGATAGATTACTGATACCAAGCCGGGCCGCTTCCGGCGCTCAAACTCAGAAGGAACGATTGTGGAAGATATTTATATCATCAGCGGTGCGCGGACGGCGATTGGCACATTCGGCGGCTCGCTGGCCTCGCTCCGTCCCGCCGAGCTTGGCGCGATAGTAATCAGGGAAGCGATTGCCCGCGCCGGAATATCCCCCGACAGGGTCGAGAACGTGGTGATCGGCACGGTGGTGCCGAGCCAGCCCAAGGATGTCTATGTCAGCCGGGTTGCGGCCGTGAATGCGGGCGTGCCGATTGAAGCTCCGGCCATGAACGTCAATCGCCTGTGCGGTTCCGGGCTGCAGGCGATCGTGTCGGCGGCGCAGGCGATTGCGCTGGGCGAACACCGGATAGCGATTGGCGGCGGCGCGGAATCGATGTCGAACGCTCCCCACATGACCAACGCGGCGCGCAATGGCGTGAAGATGGGCAATCTCGTTTTCGATGACGCCATGCTGGGCGCGCTGCAAGACCCGTTTGAAAACGTCCACATGGGCATCACGGCGGAAAACGTGGCCGAACGCTGCGGCATTTCCCGCGAGGAGCAGGATGCGGTCGCGGTAGAGAGCCACAGGCGGGCCTCCGCCGCCATTGCCGGGGGCTATTTCAAGGAGCAGATCGTTCCGGTCGAGATCAAGACCCGCAAGGGGGTGACGGTATTCGATACGGATGAGCATGTCCGCGCCGATGCCTCGCTGGAGGCGATGGCGGGGTTGAAGCCGGTTTTCAAGAAGGATGGCGGCACGGTGACGGCCGGCAACGCTTCCGGCATCAATGACGGGGCGGGCGCGGTCGTGCTGGCGAGCGGCAAGGCGGTTTCCGAACTCGGGCTCAAGCCGATGGCCAGAATCCTGGGCTGGGGCCATGCGGGGGTCGAACCCAGCCTCATGGGGCTTGGGCCGGTCAAGGCCGTTCCGGTTGCGTTGGAGCGGGCCGGCCTCACGCTCGATCAGATCGATGTGATCGAAGCGAACGAAGCCTTCGCCGCGCAGGCTTGCGGGGTGGCGAAGGAATTGGGCTTCGATCCGGCCAGAACCAATCCCAACGGGTCCGGCATCTCGCTCGGCCATCCGATCGGCGCGACCGGCGCGATCCTGACCGTGAAGACGGTCTACGAACTCCACCGCACCGGCGGCCGCTATGGCCTTATCACCATGTGCATCGGCGGCGGACAGGGGATTGCGATGGTGGTGGAGCGGGTCTGATGAAGCTGGGCCGGATGAACCATATCGGCGTCGCCACGCCCGATCTCGACGCTTCCATCGCCTTCTACCGCGATGTGATGGGTGCGACCGACATTACCGAGCCTTTCGTGCTGGAATCGCAGAAGGTGCGGGTCTGCTTCGTCAATACGCCCGGCGAGAACGGCACGGCCGGCACCCAGGTGGAATTGCTGCAGCCCACCGAGGCGGACTCGGCGGTCGGCAAGTGGCTGGAGAAGAATCCGCTGGGCGGCCAGCATCACATCTGCTTCGAAGTGCCCGACATTCACGCCGCCAGGGCGGAGTTCGAGGCGCTGGGCAAGCGCGTGCTGGGCGAGCCGCGCATCGGCGCGCATGGCACGCTCATCTTTTTCGTCCATCCCAAGGATATGGGTGGTATGCTGACGGAAATCATGGAAACCCCGCAAGAGGCGCATTGACGAGGGTGCCGGTTTTGGCGACGGGCGGCAAACCGCCTTTTGTGCCCATGAAGTGAGAGCCGAACGGAGTGAATGGACGTGAGTGACAATCCTGCAATCGACGATTGGAAGGCTCTGGCCGAGAAGGAGGTCAAGGGCAAGGATCTGACCTGGCACACCCCGGAAGGCATAGACGTAAAGCCGCTCTATACGGCAGAGGATGTCGGCACCGATCCCGGCCTGCCCGGCTTCGCGCCCTTCACGCGCGGCGTGCGCGCCAGCATGTATGCGGGCCGCCCCTGGACGATCCGCCAATATGCCGGCTTCTCCACCGCCGAGGAATCCAACGCCTTCTACAAGCGCAACCTGGCCGCCGGCCAGAAGGGGCTGTCGGTCGCCTTCGACCTTGCGACCCATCGCGGCTATGACAGCGACCATCCGCGCGTGACGGGCGACGTCGGCAAGGCCGGGGTGGCGATCGACACACTGGAGGACATGAAGATTCTGTTCGACGGCATTCCGCTCGATCAGATGTCGGTTTCCATGACCATGAACGGCGCGGTGATCCCGATCCTCGCCTTCTTCATCGTCGCGGGCGAGGAGCAGGGGGTCGACCGCAAGCTGCTCGACGGGACCATCCAGAACGACATTCTCAAGGAGTTCATGGTCCGCAACACCTACATCTATCCGCCCGAGCCTTCGATGCGGATCATTTCGGACATCTTCGGCTACACCAGCCGCGAGATGCCGAAGTTCAACTCCATCTCGATTTCCGGCTACCACATGCAGGAAGCGGGCGCGACGCAGGTGCAGGAACTGGCCTTCACCATCGCGGACGGCGCGGAATATGTCCGTTATGGCGTCGCCAGCGGGCTTGATATCGACAAGTTCGCGGGCCGCCTCAGCTTCTTCTTCGCCATCGGCATGAACTTCTTCATGGAGATCGCGAAGCTGCGCGCCGCGCGCGTGCTGTGGCACCGGGTGATGACCAAACTCGGCGCGAAGGACGAACGCTCCAAGATGCTGCGTACCCACTGCCAGACCAGCGGCGTCTCGCTGACGGAGCAGGACCCTTACAACAACGTCATGCGCACCACGATCGAGGCGATGGCGGCGATGCTGGGCGGCACCCAGTCGCTCCACACCAACGCGCTGGACGAAGCGATCGCCCTGCCGACGGACTTCTCCGCCCGTATCGCCCGCAACACCCAGATCATCATCCAGGAAGAAACCGGGATGACAAAGGTCGTCGATCCGCTCGGTGGCAGCTACTATATCGAGGCGCTGACGCAGGAACTGGTCGACCGGGCCTGGGAGATCATCGAACGGGTCGAAGCCGAAGGCGGCATGGCCAAGGCCGTGGCGGCCGGCTGGCCCAAGGCGATGATCGAAACGGCTGCTGCCGCGCGGCAGGCCCGCGTGGACCGCGGCGAGGATGTGATCGTCGGCGTCAACAAATATCGCCTCGCGAATGAAGATCTGCTGGAAACCCTCGAAGTGGACAATACCAAGGTCCGCGAAGCGCAGATCGCCCGCATCAACAAGGTGAAGGCGGAGCGTGACGAGGCGAAATGCCAGGCGGCGCTGCAGGCGCTGCGCGATGGAGCGGCCAAGCCTTCCAGCATCGAGAACAATCTGCTGGCGCTGGCGGTCGAATGCGCGCGCGCGCGCGCGACGCTGGGCGAGATTTCTTCCGCCATGGAAGAGAGCTTCGATCGCTATGGCACCGTGCCGACCCCGGTGAAGGGGGTCTATGCCGCCCCCTATGAAGGCGACAGCCGCTGGGTGCAGGTTGTCGAAGGGGTGAAGGCGGTGGAACGCCGCCTCGGCCGCAAGCCCAAGCTGCTGGTCGCCAAGATGGGGCAGGACGGGCATGATCGGGGCGCCAACATCATCGCTTCGGCCTTCGGCGACATGGGCTTTGACGTGGTGTCCGGCCCCTTGTTCCAGACCCCGGATGAAACGGTCGTCCTTGCGCTCGAGAGCGGGGTCGATGTGGTGGGCGCTTCCAGCCTTGCCGCCGGCCACAAGACCCTGATCCCCGAATTGATCCGCAAGCTGCGCGAACAGGGCCGCACCGACATCAAGGTGATCGCCGGTGGCGTCATCCCGCCGCAGGACTATGAATTTTTGCGAGACGCGGGCGTGCAGGGCATTTATGGGCCGGGTTCGAATGTGGTCGAATGCGCGGCTGATGTGTTGCGCCTGCTGGGCCACAACATGCCGCCCGCCGGGGACGAGCTGGCGGAGGCCGCGGAATGAATATGATCGAAAGGATGCCGATGACGCGCGTTGACTGGACCCGTGAAGAAATTGCGGAACTGTTCGACCTGTCCTTTACCGAGCTGGTCTTCCGGGCCGCGCAGGTTCACCGTGAGAATTTCAATCCGGATGAAGTCCAGCTTTCCACGCTGCTTTCGATCAAGACCGGCGGTTGCCCTGAAGATTGCGGCTATTGCTCTCAATCCGCGAAGGCCGACACGGATGTGAAGGCGACCAAGCTGATGGACGTGCAGGCGGTGCTGCAGGCCGCTGCCCAGGCGAAGGATCATGGCTCCACCCGCTTCTGCATGGGCGCGGCATGGCGCAATCCCAAGGATCGCGACATGCCGGCCATCGTCCAGATCGTGAAGGGCGTTCGCGAAATGGGCATGGAAACCTGCATGACGCTGGGAATGCTGACCCCGAAGCAGGCGGACATGCTGGCCGAGGCCGGGCTGGATTATTACAATCACAATCTGGATACCTCGCCGGAACGCTATGCCGAGGTGATTACCACCCGCAGCTTCCAGGATCGCCTCGATACGCTCGACAATGTCCGCAAGGCCGGGATCAATGTCTGCTCCGGCGGCATCGTGGGCATGGGCGAGACGCGCGAGGATCGCGTGGGCTTCATCCATGCGCTGGCTACCCTGCCGGAGCATCCGGACAGCGTGCCGATCAATGCGCTGGTGCCGGTGAAGGGCACACCGCTGGGCGACATGCTAGCCGATACGCCGCTGGCGAAGATCGACGACATCGAGTTCGTCCGCACCGTGGCCGTGGCGCGGATCACCATGCCGAAGAGCATGGTCCGCCTCTCGGCGGGCCGCGAGAGCATGTCCGACGGCACCCAGGCGCTGTGCTTCCTGGCGGGCGCGAATTCGATCTTCACCGGCGACAAGCTCCTGACCGCGCCCAATGCCGGCGATGACAATGACGCGAAGCTGTTCGCCCGCCTTGGCCTCAAGGGCATGCCGGCGGAGCAGCGCGAAAAGTCCTGCTGCGCGGTGCCAGAGCCTGCCGAGTGATCGTCGCGCTTTTCCTGGCGGCCGGCGCACCGTCGGGCATGCCTGACTGGAATTGCGACAATCCCGTCGCCCAGCAGGAAATGAACTGGTGCGCGGCCCGGGAATTCGAGAAAGCGGATGCGGCTCTCAACCAGCAATGGAAGCTGACCGCCAGCGCCATGAAGGCACGGGATGCGGAATGGGATTTCTCCCAGGATAAGCGTCCCGGGCATTTCGACACGCTGCTTGCCGCGCAGCGCGCGTGGCTGACGTATCGAGACCGGCAATGCGCCAGCGAGGGATATTGGGCGCGCGGCGGCTCCATGGAGCCGTTGCTCGTCAGCACATGCAAGACCACATTGACTGAACGGCGCACGGAACAGTTGCGCTCCTTGATTGAGCAATAGGGATGCCGATGTTTGAAAAGATCCTCATCGCCAATCGCGGCGAGATTGCCTGCCGCGTCATCAAGACCGCGCGCCGCATGGGTATCAAGACGGTGGCCGTCTATTCCGATGCCGATGCGCGCGCGCCTTTCGTGCGCATGGCGGATGAGGCGGTGCATATCGGCCCTTCGCC contains:
- a CDS encoding acyl-CoA carboxylase subunit beta yields the protein MSANVGEMERRRAAARLGGGQKRIDAQHAKGKLTARERIKVLLDERSFEEYDMYVEHNCTDFGMHEEHIPGDGVVTGSGTINGRLVFVFSQDFTVYGGALSERHAQKICKIMDMAMKVGAPVIGLNDSGGARIQEGVASLAGYAEVFQRNVLASGVVPQLSVIMGPCAGGAVYSPAMTDFIFMVKDSSFMFVTGPDVVKTVTNEVVTQEELGGAITHTTKTSVADIAFENDIEALMSVRDFFDFLPLSNREEVPLRPTSDPWDRIEDSLDTIIPANANQPYDMHEIIRKTLDEGDFFEVQPAHAANIICGFGRVEGRTVGVVANQPMVLAGCLDINSSKKTARFVRFCDCFNIPILTFVDVPGFLPGTDQEHNGIIKHGAKLLFAYAEATVPKITVITRKAYGGAYDVMSSKHLRGDLNYAWPTAEIAVMGAKGAVEIIFRKDMGDPDKIAQRTREYEDRFANPFVAASKGFVDEVIHPHSTRRRIALGLRKLRNKALENPWKKHDNIPL
- a CDS encoding acetyl-CoA C-acyltransferase family protein translates to MEDIYIISGARTAIGTFGGSLASLRPAELGAIVIREAIARAGISPDRVENVVIGTVVPSQPKDVYVSRVAAVNAGVPIEAPAMNVNRLCGSGLQAIVSAAQAIALGEHRIAIGGGAESMSNAPHMTNAARNGVKMGNLVFDDAMLGALQDPFENVHMGITAENVAERCGISREEQDAVAVESHRRASAAIAGGYFKEQIVPVEIKTRKGVTVFDTDEHVRADASLEAMAGLKPVFKKDGGTVTAGNASGINDGAGAVVLASGKAVSELGLKPMARILGWGHAGVEPSLMGLGPVKAVPVALERAGLTLDQIDVIEANEAFAAQACGVAKELGFDPARTNPNGSGISLGHPIGATGAILTVKTVYELHRTGGRYGLITMCIGGGQGIAMVVERV
- the mce gene encoding methylmalonyl-CoA epimerase; the encoded protein is MKLGRMNHIGVATPDLDASIAFYRDVMGATDITEPFVLESQKVRVCFVNTPGENGTAGTQVELLQPTEADSAVGKWLEKNPLGGQHHICFEVPDIHAARAEFEALGKRVLGEPRIGAHGTLIFFVHPKDMGGMLTEIMETPQEAH
- the scpA gene encoding methylmalonyl-CoA mutase — its product is MDVSDNPAIDDWKALAEKEVKGKDLTWHTPEGIDVKPLYTAEDVGTDPGLPGFAPFTRGVRASMYAGRPWTIRQYAGFSTAEESNAFYKRNLAAGQKGLSVAFDLATHRGYDSDHPRVTGDVGKAGVAIDTLEDMKILFDGIPLDQMSVSMTMNGAVIPILAFFIVAGEEQGVDRKLLDGTIQNDILKEFMVRNTYIYPPEPSMRIISDIFGYTSREMPKFNSISISGYHMQEAGATQVQELAFTIADGAEYVRYGVASGLDIDKFAGRLSFFFAIGMNFFMEIAKLRAARVLWHRVMTKLGAKDERSKMLRTHCQTSGVSLTEQDPYNNVMRTTIEAMAAMLGGTQSLHTNALDEAIALPTDFSARIARNTQIIIQEETGMTKVVDPLGGSYYIEALTQELVDRAWEIIERVEAEGGMAKAVAAGWPKAMIETAAAARQARVDRGEDVIVGVNKYRLANEDLLETLEVDNTKVREAQIARINKVKAERDEAKCQAALQALRDGAAKPSSIENNLLALAVECARARATLGEISSAMEESFDRYGTVPTPVKGVYAAPYEGDSRWVQVVEGVKAVERRLGRKPKLLVAKMGQDGHDRGANIIASAFGDMGFDVVSGPLFQTPDETVVLALESGVDVVGASSLAAGHKTLIPELIRKLREQGRTDIKVIAGGVIPPQDYEFLRDAGVQGIYGPGSNVVECAADVLRLLGHNMPPAGDELAEAAE
- the bioB gene encoding biotin synthase BioB, with translation MIERMPMTRVDWTREEIAELFDLSFTELVFRAAQVHRENFNPDEVQLSTLLSIKTGGCPEDCGYCSQSAKADTDVKATKLMDVQAVLQAAAQAKDHGSTRFCMGAAWRNPKDRDMPAIVQIVKGVREMGMETCMTLGMLTPKQADMLAEAGLDYYNHNLDTSPERYAEVITTRSFQDRLDTLDNVRKAGINVCSGGIVGMGETREDRVGFIHALATLPEHPDSVPINALVPVKGTPLGDMLADTPLAKIDDIEFVRTVAVARITMPKSMVRLSAGRESMSDGTQALCFLAGANSIFTGDKLLTAPNAGDDNDAKLFARLGLKGMPAEQREKSCCAVPEPAE
- a CDS encoding lysozyme inhibitor LprI family protein, with the protein product MIVALFLAAGAPSGMPDWNCDNPVAQQEMNWCAAREFEKADAALNQQWKLTASAMKARDAEWDFSQDKRPGHFDTLLAAQRAWLTYRDRQCASEGYWARGGSMEPLLVSTCKTTLTERRTEQLRSLIEQ